Proteins encoded within one genomic window of Pieris rapae chromosome 1, ilPieRapa1.1, whole genome shotgun sequence:
- the LOC111003865 gene encoding uncharacterized protein LOC111003865, with product MSSDLCTDDLNDIDTTLMTLRKPTELKKVIDSIPKPIRAVPKNGLPMWYRLGLENKLPVPKMPKGKIIFSRGKIGEDVRRLGLGKDGPTPSFDLTDPYCNNVSYDYVPVHDPHLAHHFAQKPARNRMKHLGYCTKDGRAVCSLKDFNQYRKYLYNQFMDRIHLEMKKLDERAKDDLTLKRVEVDVARRQQVFTKAERAREHLERVAQEHADEWAEKKRLAKEQEKKVQARMKYLAEYNKKQRQERAMRAAEKQNRIKQRVQAAAEMELRRKITMIRQWRANEKKRLNRLKQERDEKQKKQEEQANNKWEMRVNAQNLKIQEEALLLKIYTEDMNAGSMRRARKAEVYAFNTDLELARIRLANWKQMHGGTAKAANLVRKMGAEFEKSKRGAKGMSPELAQELATEAMNAAVSTDGDRLMTLGQARAWMDLVTVLPPAPIRILDEMLESAVMEFARRRVNLLLRDIERMVKSRAAVIFFQNYRPAPKKRRGKVSRWSIHVATELARQFINAKGGIGFGSVVNIPNETTTDFDMKSVKDRPPTPVPSKTKLAEVTFSDRVEDLPDPVAVGSYLPERNKLLEMVNAAAKLLSRSVSQKVEKGMDVTVGTVTLPHMRHPIEWGEAVEGLADAVVNNRVHGDCADVRRASEYLARRILIALLVDMKQEKQRRKLSNISCEEEKKDFYVPEKVDSP from the exons atgtcGTCTGATTTGTGTACAGACGATCTTAATGATATTGATACAACGTTGATGACTTTGCGTAAGCCTACAGAATTgaaaaaagttattgattcTATACCCAAGCCTATAAGAGCAGTACCGAAGAATGGACTCCCAATGTGGTACCGATTGGGGTTGGAGAATAAATTGCCAGTACCGAAAATGCCAAAGGGCAAAATTATATTCTCACGAGGAAAAATTGGTGAAGAT GTTCGGCGTCTTGGTTTAGGTAAAGATGGGCCGACTCCATCTTTTGACCTTACGGACCCatattgtaataatgtttCCTACGACTATGTTCCTGTCCATGATCCACACTTAGCGCACCACTTCGCCCAGAAACCAGCTCGTAACAGGATGAAGCATCTTGGTTACTGTACCAAAGACGGACGCGCTGTCTGCtctttaaaagacttcaatcaatatagaaaatatctgTACAATCAGTTTATGGACAGAATTCACTTGGAAATGAAGAAATta GATGAACGAGCTAAAGATGATTTAACACTGAAACGTGTGGAAGTAGATGTGGCAAGAAGGCAACAAGTATTTACGAAAGCAGAACGAGCGCGGGAACATTTGGAAAGAGTGGCGCAAGAGCACGCTGACGAGTGGGCAGAGAAGAAACGTCT agCAAAAGAACAAGAAAAGAAAGTACAAGCAAGAATGAAATATTTGGCGGAATACAACAAAAAGCAACGGCAAGAGCGCGCCATGCGTGCAGCAGAGAAGCAGAACAGAATAAAGCAGCGTGTCCAAGCAGCTGCCGAGATGGAACTCCGAAGAAAGATTACGATGATTCGGCAGTGGAGGGCGAATGAGAAGAAACGATTGAATAGACTTAAGCAAGAGCGAGATgagaaacaaaagaaacagGAAGAACAG gcGAACAATAAATGGGAAATGCGTGTAAATGCACAAAACCTCAAAATACAAGAAGAAGCCTTGCTTCTCAAAATTTACACTGAGGATATGAATGCTGGCTCCATGAGACGAGCTAG AAAGGCGGAGGTATATGCTTTCAACACGGACTTGGAGCTCGCTCGCATTCGTCTCGCCAATTGGAAGCAGATGCACGGTGGGACGGCCAAAGCTGCAAACCTTGTGCGCAAGATGGGCGCGGAGTttgaaaaa TCGAAGAGAGGAGCTAAAGGCATGAGCCCAGAACTTGCACAAGAATTGGCGACAGAAGCGATGAACGCGGCCGTGAGTACGGATGGCGATCGTCTCATGACACTAGGTCAGGCGAGGGCCTGGATGGACCTGGTGACTGTTCTTCCGCCAGCACCTATTAGAATACTTGACGAG ATGTTAGAAAGTGCCGTGATGGAGTTCGCTAGGCGTCGCGTCAACTTACTTCTGAGAGATATTGAAAGAATGGTTAAGTCCAGGGCCGCTGTTATTTTCTTCCAAAACTATAGACCTGCACCTAAGAAAAG GCGTGGCAAGGTGTCTCGCTGGTCAATACATGTGGCAACGGAACTTGCACGACAGTTCATCAATGCGAAAGGCGGTATCGGTTTTGGCTCTGTGGTCAATATACCTAATGAAACCACAACAGATTTTGACATGAAGAGCGTCAAGGATCGTCCTCCAACGCCAGTg ccgtctaaaacaaaattggcTGAAGTGACGTTCTCGGACAGAGTTGAAGATCTTCCCGACCCAGTGGCCGTTGGATCTTATCTCCCCGAGAGAAACAAGTTGCTAGAG ATGGTGAACGCAGCGGCAAAATTACTGTCTCGTTCAGTGAGCCAGAAAGTGGAAAAAGGAATGGATGTCACCGTAGGGACAGTTACACTACCGCACATGAGACATCCCA ttgAATGGGGGGAGGCTGTGGAAGGTCTAGCAGATGCTGTAGTAAACAACAGAGTACATGGAGACTGCGCAGATGTGCGTCGTGCCAGTGAGTACTTAGCAAGACGCATACTGATCGCACTACTTGTGGATATGAAGCAAGAGAAACAAAGAAGg AAACTGAGCAATATCTCGTGTGAAGAGGAAAAGAAAGACTTTTATGTACCTGAAAAAGTAGATAGCCcatga